From one uncultured Paludibacter sp. genomic stretch:
- the rnhB gene encoding Ribonuclease HII, with translation MSKNEYFLLKNFSGKTLECGCDEAGRGCLAGPVVAAAVILPYDFECVELTDSKKLTEHQRDKLRKIIEENALAWAVSFVSETEIDKINILNASILAMHKAIEQLEIQPEFIVVDGNKFKPYRNIPHQTIVKGDSKYLSIAAASVLAKTHRDEWMKKLHEEFPQYGWDKNMAYATQQHRQALMVHGYCIYHRMSFRLDYTPEKDLFSEQTER, from the coding sequence ATGAGTAAAAACGAATATTTTTTACTAAAAAACTTCTCAGGTAAAACGCTTGAATGTGGCTGTGATGAAGCCGGAAGAGGATGTTTGGCAGGTCCTGTAGTAGCAGCCGCAGTAATTTTACCGTATGATTTTGAATGTGTTGAACTAACCGATTCTAAAAAGCTTACGGAACATCAACGAGATAAATTGAGAAAAATTATTGAAGAAAACGCTTTGGCTTGGGCAGTATCTTTTGTTTCAGAAACAGAAATTGATAAAATCAACATATTGAATGCTTCCATTTTAGCGATGCACAAAGCGATTGAGCAATTGGAAATTCAACCCGAGTTTATTGTTGTAGATGGGAATAAGTTCAAACCATACAGAAATATTCCGCATCAAACTATTGTAAAGGGCGATAGTAAATATCTTTCCATTGCTGCTGCATCTGTGCTTGCAAAAACGCATCGTGATGAATGGATGAAAAAATTGCACGAAGAATTTCCTCAATATGGTTGGGATAAAAATATGGCTTACGCAACGCAACAACACCGGCAAGCATTAATGGTGCACGGTTATTGCATTTATCACCGAATGTCTTTTAGATTGGATTATACGCCGGAAAAGGATTTATTTTCAGAGCAAACGGAAAGATAA
- a CDS encoding conserved hypothetical protein (Evidence 4 : Unknown function but conserved in other organisms) — protein MAEHNQLGNEGELRAQAYLREKGYRIKQTNWKFRQWELDIVAEKDDLLIVVEVKTRSTDTFEHPQEAITPRKIKNIVNATEEYIFQFNWQGETRFDVISVIPKGQSFVIEHIEDAFLAPIG, from the coding sequence ATGGCAGAGCATAATCAACTTGGCAATGAAGGCGAACTTCGCGCACAAGCATATTTGCGTGAAAAAGGTTACAGAATTAAACAAACGAATTGGAAATTTCGGCAATGGGAACTTGATATAGTTGCAGAAAAGGATGATTTATTGATAGTTGTAGAGGTGAAAACACGTTCTACCGATACTTTTGAACATCCGCAAGAAGCAATAACGCCTCGAAAAATTAAAAACATAGTAAATGCTACAGAGGAATATATTTTTCAATTCAATTGGCAAGGCGAAACCCGTTTTGATGTTATTTCCGTTATTCCCAAAGGACAATCATTTGTAATTGAGCACATTGAAGATGCTTTTTTAGCTCCTATCGGGTAA
- a CDS encoding conserved hypothetical protein (Evidence 4 : Unknown function but conserved in other organisms), translated as MAKKQKIKPMSERNAKALRTYRHFFMLNDKENKALDRYICKYKIKNKSKFIRETLMFAVIKRMEEDTPTLFDDVIN; from the coding sequence GTGGCGAAAAAGCAAAAAATAAAACCGATGAGTGAACGTAATGCAAAAGCGTTGCGAACGTATCGCCATTTTTTTATGTTGAATGATAAAGAGAACAAAGCGTTGGATCGATATATTTGCAAATATAAAATTAAAAATAAATCGAAATTCATACGGGAAACGCTGATGTTTGCTGTTATTAAACGTATGGAAGAAGATACTCCAACTTTGTTTGACGATGTTATTAATTAG
- a CDS encoding Colicin V production protein, producing the protein MRTFINFVFAINIIEKMNTFDLIIFLPIVFGLIIGLFKGFVKELVSFLAIIVALIAAEMFASTISPWVADFFNFSEKTGKTVAYILVFIAALIVMFLLSKFTEKIISKINLGWLNSLAGGVLGALKYAVIISILMNVFEAVDLRFHLVKQEKKEASIGYVPILKLAPSLWKESKKIYEQQKQKDTSKETNNATIE; encoded by the coding sequence ATGCGAACTTTTATTAACTTTGTTTTTGCTATTAATATCATAGAAAAAATGAATACATTTGATTTAATTATTTTTCTTCCCATTGTTTTTGGATTGATAATCGGACTTTTCAAAGGATTTGTAAAAGAACTGGTTTCTTTTTTGGCAATCATAGTTGCTTTAATTGCTGCCGAGATGTTTGCTTCAACCATTTCGCCTTGGGTGGCGGATTTTTTTAATTTTTCTGAAAAAACCGGCAAAACCGTTGCTTATATATTGGTGTTTATTGCTGCGCTGATTGTAATGTTTCTTTTATCCAAATTTACGGAAAAAATAATATCCAAAATTAATCTCGGTTGGCTCAATTCATTGGCAGGAGGAGTGTTAGGAGCATTGAAATATGCTGTTATTATAAGTATATTAATGAATGTATTCGAGGCAGTTGATTTGCGTTTTCATTTGGTTAAACAAGAGAAAAAAGAAGCGTCCATAGGTTATGTTCCAATTTTGAAATTGGCGCCTTCGCTCTGGAAAGAATCAAAAAAAATATACGAACAACAGAAACAAAAAGATACCTCGAAAGAAACAAATAATGCAACTATAGAATGA
- a CDS encoding conserved exported hypothetical protein (Evidence 4 : Unknown function but conserved in other organisms), producing the protein MKRRFYISFFIFCVLSFFQPIGAKNTHFLASDTISVISDSVNHKYIFLKADGTWENDSVVQQRLDSLVKLPLNYTDSLLYHSNSLLVPLVFMGKELKPITIPEWDKINLSFGQKDFTFIPKPKTTSTEELVAKLRNNVRDEITRTHADWYYATYDELPALSSFMQQRIRYKPIGTVPITEKLPHPEKGKIKIDDIEKMYWQKKARALFQFSQNYISSNWYQGGNSNLALLSILSGQLLYDNLKNIQWENNVEWRAGFNSVAGDTLRKIATNDDLLRYTTKFGIKAFGNWYYSVSSEVSTQLFDNYKGINSNEFKSRLFTPVRVNIGVGMDYKYKKIFSMMIAPVSFKYIYANDTTNVNPNLFGIEKGENHLSEIGSSLKATLCYSPMMNWQIDSRLTFFTNYKKVETDWEIVNNFNFNRFISARLSFNPRYDNTIILKEGEKSKIQFKQLLSIGLSFRLL; encoded by the coding sequence ATGAAGAGACGATTTTACATATCCTTTTTTATATTTTGTGTTCTGTCCTTTTTTCAACCTATTGGAGCAAAGAACACACATTTCTTAGCTTCAGATACTATCTCCGTTATTTCCGATTCTGTAAATCATAAATATATTTTCCTAAAAGCGGACGGAACTTGGGAAAATGATTCTGTTGTACAACAAAGGTTAGATTCTTTGGTAAAACTTCCCCTAAACTATACCGATTCTTTACTTTACCATTCTAATTCATTGCTTGTTCCTTTGGTTTTTATGGGAAAAGAATTAAAACCGATTACAATTCCCGAATGGGACAAAATAAATTTATCGTTCGGACAAAAAGACTTTACCTTTATTCCAAAGCCAAAAACAACTTCTACGGAAGAACTCGTTGCTAAACTTCGTAACAATGTGCGTGATGAAATTACCCGCACGCACGCAGATTGGTACTACGCTACTTACGATGAATTACCTGCCTTGAGTAGTTTTATGCAGCAACGTATTAGATATAAGCCAATTGGAACTGTCCCAATAACAGAAAAACTACCTCATCCGGAAAAAGGAAAGATAAAAATAGATGATATAGAAAAAATGTATTGGCAAAAAAAAGCGCGCGCTTTATTCCAATTTTCACAAAATTATATTTCTTCCAACTGGTACCAAGGTGGAAATAGCAATTTAGCCCTATTATCTATTTTAAGCGGACAATTATTGTATGATAACCTAAAAAATATTCAATGGGAAAATAATGTGGAATGGCGAGCCGGATTTAATTCTGTGGCAGGAGATACATTGCGAAAAATTGCTACCAACGATGATTTATTACGATACACCACAAAATTCGGGATAAAAGCATTTGGAAACTGGTATTACAGTGTTTCCAGTGAGGTTTCCACCCAACTTTTTGATAATTATAAAGGAATAAATTCTAATGAATTTAAATCGCGCCTTTTCACTCCGGTAAGGGTTAATATTGGAGTTGGGATGGATTATAAGTACAAAAAGATATTTTCGATGATGATTGCTCCGGTTTCTTTTAAATACATTTATGCAAACGACACGACAAATGTAAATCCAAATCTTTTCGGGATTGAAAAAGGAGAAAATCATCTAAGTGAAATCGGTAGCTCCTTGAAAGCCACATTATGTTATTCGCCAATGATGAATTGGCAAATTGATTCCCGACTCACATTTTTCACCAACTACAAAAAAGTGGAAACTGACTGGGAGATTGTAAATAATTTCAATTTCAATCGCTTTATTTCGGCGCGCCTGTCATTTAATCCGCGCTATGACAATACCATCATTTTAAAAGAAGGCGAAAAATCTAAAATTCAGTTTAAACAACTGTTAAGTATTGGTTTATCTTTCCGTTTGCTCTGA
- the argH gene encoding Argininosuccinate lyase, with protein sequence MKLWEKNTKVNEKIENFTVGRDREMDLFLAKYDVLGSMAHICMLQSVGLLEKNELDSLLAELKNIYQSAEKEEFVIENGVEDVHSQVELMLTKKLGDVGKKIHSGRSRNDQILLDLKLFTRAEIEKTVLAVSKLFEALISQSNKYKKVLLPGYTHLQIAMPSSFGLWFGAYAESLADDLQLLLAAWKITNRNPLGSAAGYGSSFPLNRQTTTDLLGFDSMNYNVVYSQMGRGKMERTVXTALASVAATVSKLAYDACLYNSQNFGFIKLPDEFTTGSSIMPHKKNPDVFELTRAKCNKIQALPQEILLMTNNLPSGYFRDYQIIKEIFLPAFDELQNCLEMTTLMMEKVTVNEDILSDKKYDLIFSVEEVNKLTLSGVPFRDAYKKVGLDIEAGNFTPEKIVHHTHEGSIGNLMNIEIQKYKEKILKEFTFEKVHQAEKKLLSE encoded by the coding sequence ATGAAACTCTGGGAAAAAAACACAAAAGTAAACGAGAAAATTGAAAATTTTACTGTCGGTCGTGACCGTGAAATGGATTTATTTCTTGCAAAATACGATGTATTGGGCTCAATGGCGCATATTTGTATGTTGCAATCGGTGGGTTTATTGGAGAAAAACGAGTTGGATAGTTTGCTTGCAGAGTTGAAAAATATTTACCAATCAGCTGAAAAGGAAGAGTTTGTAATTGAAAATGGTGTAGAGGATGTTCATTCGCAAGTAGAATTGATGTTGACAAAAAAACTGGGAGACGTCGGTAAAAAAATTCATAGCGGACGTTCTCGAAACGACCAAATTTTACTGGATTTGAAACTTTTTACCAGGGCTGAAATTGAAAAAACAGTTTTGGCTGTTTCCAAACTTTTTGAAGCATTGATTTCGCAAAGCAACAAATATAAAAAGGTACTTTTACCGGGTTACACGCATTTGCAAATTGCCATGCCTTCATCGTTTGGGCTTTGGTTTGGAGCGTATGCCGAAAGTTTGGCGGACGATTTACAATTGTTGCTCGCGGCTTGGAAAATAACCAATCGAAATCCGTTGGGCTCGGCTGCAGGTTATGGTTCTTCTTTTCCTTTAAATCGTCAAACGACTACAGATTTGTTGGGTTTCGACTCGATGAATTACAATGTGGTCTATTCTCAAATGGGGCGTGGAAAAATGGAACGTACCGTTGNAACCGCGCTTGCAAGCGTAGCGGCAACTGTTTCAAAACTGGCGTATGACGCATGTTTATACAATTCTCAGAATTTCGGATTTATCAAACTTCCCGATGAATTTACCACTGGTTCGAGCATTATGCCCCACAAAAAAAATCCCGATGTGTTTGAACTCACTCGTGCAAAATGCAATAAAATTCAGGCGTTACCGCAAGAAATTTTACTGATGACCAATAATTTGCCTTCAGGTTATTTTCGTGATTATCAAATTATTAAAGAAATATTCCTGCCTGCATTTGACGAGTTGCAAAACTGCCTTGAAATGACTACGTTGATGATGGAAAAAGTAACTGTAAACGAAGACATTCTTTCCGATAAAAAATACGATCTGATTTTTAGCGTAGAAGAGGTGAATAAACTCACTTTGAGCGGCGTTCCTTTCCGCGATGCGTACAAAAAAGTGGGATTGGATATTGAAGCGGGCAATTTCACTCCTGAAAAAATCGTGCATCACACACACGAAGGAAGCATCGGAAATTTAATGAATATCGAAATTCAAAAATACAAAGAAAAAATCTTGAAAGAATTTACCTTTGAAAAAGTGCATCAAGCGGAAAAGAAATTATTATCGGAATAA
- the pdxA gene encoding 4-hydroxythreonine-4-phosphate dehydrogenase produces MENDKIIIGITHGDINGIGYEVILKALADTRILDLFVPVIYGSSKIAAYHRKNLDLPTLNLNAVNSVKEISSKRVNIISCVDENVKVEIGQSTEEAGKAALESLKKATEDLKKGLIHAIVTAPINKKNIQSEIFHFPGHTEYLEEKFGDENSSSLMMLVNDVVRVAVVTGHIPVNKISENITDELILKKLRILNKSLKEDFAIVRPRIAVLGLNPHAGDEGVIGDEEQKTIIPALKKADEEGILCFGPYPADGFFGSGSFKKFDAVLAMYHDQGLIPFKVIAMENGVNFTAGLPIIRTSPAHGTAYDLAGQNKASEVSFLNAIYLACDVHKNRLIYKEITANPLVSEKRNEGNNRVV; encoded by the coding sequence ATGGAAAACGATAAAATTATTATAGGAATTACACACGGCGACATCAATGGAATTGGCTATGAAGTAATTCTAAAAGCATTGGCTGATACACGCATACTCGATTTGTTTGTTCCTGTCATTTACGGTTCGTCAAAAATTGCCGCTTATCATCGCAAAAATCTTGATTTGCCCACACTCAACTTAAATGCAGTTAATTCAGTAAAAGAAATTTCTTCAAAACGCGTAAACATTATTAGCTGCGTTGATGAAAACGTAAAAGTAGAAATCGGACAATCGACAGAAGAAGCCGGAAAAGCCGCTTTGGAATCGTTAAAAAAAGCTACCGAAGATTTGAAAAAAGGATTAATTCACGCTATTGTAACTGCGCCAATTAATAAAAAAAACATCCAATCGGAAATTTTTCATTTTCCGGGACACACGGAATATCTGGAAGAAAAATTTGGCGATGAAAATTCTTCATCACTGATGATGCTCGTAAACGATGTGGTACGCGTGGCGGTAGTTACGGGACATATTCCTGTAAATAAAATTTCTGAAAATATTACCGATGAGTTGATTTTGAAAAAATTACGTATTCTCAATAAATCCCTTAAAGAAGATTTTGCTATTGTTCGTCCGCGAATTGCGGTGCTTGGACTTAATCCGCACGCGGGAGATGAAGGTGTAATTGGCGATGAAGAACAAAAAACGATTATTCCCGCTCTGAAAAAAGCGGATGAGGAAGGAATTTTATGTTTCGGACCTTATCCTGCCGATGGATTTTTCGGTTCGGGAAGTTTTAAAAAATTCGATGCTGTGTTGGCAATGTATCACGACCAAGGTTTAATTCCTTTCAAAGTAATTGCAATGGAAAACGGCGTAAACTTCACTGCGGGACTTCCAATTATACGAACTTCGCCTGCGCACGGCACTGCGTATGATTTAGCCGGACAAAATAAAGCATCGGAAGTCTCGTTTCTAAATGCCATTTATTTAGCGTGCGATGTGCATAAAAACCGTTTGATTTACAAAGAAATCACAGCCAACCCGCTTGTAAGCGAAAAACGCAACGAAGGAAATAACAGAGTGGTGTAG
- a CDS encoding hypothetical protein (Evidence 5 : Unknown function), whose product MVFYWLIVKSLNLYFILLIFNFLYKRMKKSIVLFFASLFFSFSYSQIWVSPITSGRPINTVYLGDKLSNEWYFQFEIGQSAWNKSEVGIGQNADGTTDWNWADAEYYADGAGSNKKVQRNIGDFQFTSTGNWYVVGRARAAETDAWAYTDEGDWTDETTLTVSDTEKACPYFNVLVLNGPTSPSATVYSKYQIDLNWTKSNDKDVMIVMRKTSSSASDSPVQGTSYNVGSVLGTGRVVYKGSSTSASIAGLDANTSYTFIFYSENNNYYSEENVTAAAKTLSEEWFNDYITLNETKYALKGSGLSLDEVNLGTISSLIINSASLQYSDITTAVAPRTGSAYYYAIQENGGSNVVNDVENILTQTSLGDYTYEGSTSTPTANLISSLTAGKSYILHVWAKSWNGEDGGDLWLTNNGNNYKVSFVKSVSTGINEPDSSLKLSGENGKITAYFEGTAKVELYSATGQLIRSVKVTNVFSEAVKTGIYLLRINGTTHKVIVK is encoded by the coding sequence ATGGTTTTTTATTGGTTAATTGTTAAATCGTTAAATCTATATTTTATATTATTAATTTTTAATTTTTTGTATAAGCGTATGAAAAAATCAATTGTTTTATTTTTCGCATCACTCTTTTTTTCTTTTAGTTATAGTCAAATTTGGGTTAGTCCTATTACTTCCGGGCGTCCCATAAACACAGTTTATTTAGGTGATAAATTATCAAACGAATGGTATTTCCAATTTGAGATTGGACAATCCGCATGGAATAAAAGTGAAGTAGGTATAGGTCAGAATGCAGATGGTACGACCGATTGGAATTGGGCTGATGCTGAATATTATGCGGATGGTGCCGGTTCAAATAAAAAAGTTCAAAGAAATATTGGTGATTTTCAATTTACATCGACAGGAAATTGGTATGTAGTAGGAAGAGCGCGAGCAGCAGAAACAGATGCTTGGGCCTATACAGATGAAGGAGATTGGACAGATGAAACAACTTTAACGGTAAGTGATACGGAAAAAGCTTGTCCATATTTTAATGTTTTAGTGTTAAATGGACCGACTTCTCCATCTGCCACAGTTTATTCTAAATATCAGATTGATCTTAACTGGACGAAATCAAACGATAAAGATGTAATGATTGTGATGAGAAAAACTTCGAGTTCCGCATCGGATTCTCCTGTGCAAGGAACTTCTTACAATGTAGGGAGTGTTTTGGGTACAGGAAGAGTTGTATATAAGGGATCGAGTACAAGTGCTTCTATTGCAGGATTAGATGCCAATACTTCTTATACATTTATTTTTTATTCAGAAAATAATAATTATTACTCGGAAGAAAATGTTACAGCAGCAGCTAAAACATTAAGTGAGGAGTGGTTTAATGATTATATTACATTAAATGAAACCAAATATGCATTAAAAGGTTCGGGATTATCTCTTGATGAGGTTAACTTGGGAACAATTTCATCATTGATTATTAACAGTGCAAGCTTGCAATATAGCGATATTACAACCGCAGTAGCACCGCGAACCGGAAGCGCTTATTATTATGCTATACAAGAAAATGGAGGAAGTAACGTAGTGAATGATGTAGAAAACATTTTAACCCAAACTTCATTAGGAGATTACACTTATGAGGGATCCACATCTACTCCTACCGCTAATTTGATATCGTCACTTACAGCAGGGAAATCATATATACTTCACGTTTGGGCTAAAAGTTGGAACGGCGAAGATGGAGGTGATTTATGGTTGACCAACAATGGGAATAATTATAAAGTTTCTTTTGTAAAATCAGTATCCACAGGAATAAATGAACCTGACTCTTCTTTGAAACTTTCCGGTGAAAATGGAAAAATTACAGCATATTTTGAAGGTACCGCAAAAGTAGAACTCTACAGTGCTACGGGTCAGTTAATTCGTTCCGTAAAAGTAACAAATGTGTTTTCAGAAGCAGTTAAAACCGGAATATATTTGCTAAGAATTAATGGAACTACTCACAAAGTAATAGTAAAATAA
- a CDS encoding conserved hypothetical protein (Evidence 4 : Unknown function but conserved in other organisms) has protein sequence MTTYESDIKTISSSEEVVFNTLSDLTNLEKLQDLNIEGKXQVADKLKDIQFEKDFISFNVTGFGKIGLRVIEREPFKTIKFEGEGTPVAANAWIQLKQVAENETRMKLTIKAEIPFMIKMMVDKKLKDGINMIADAIAKGVQAP, from the coding sequence ATGACAACTTACGAAAGCGATATAAAAACCATTTCTTCATCGGAAGAGGTGGTTTTTAATACTTTAAGCGATTTGACAAACTTGGAAAAGTTACAAGATTTGAATATTGAAGGGAAAGANCAAGTTGCTGATAAATTGAAAGATATACAATTTGAAAAAGATTTTATATCCTTTAATGTAACCGGTTTTGGAAAGATTGGATTACGTGTAATAGAACGTGAACCATTTAAAACCATAAAATTCGAAGGAGAAGGAACTCCTGTTGCGGCTAATGCTTGGATTCAATTAAAACAAGTGGCTGAAAACGAAACCCGTATGAAACTTACCATCAAAGCTGAAATTCCGTTTATGATAAAAATGATGGTGGATAAAAAACTGAAAGATGGAATTAATATGATTGCGGATGCTATTGCGAAAGGAGTGCAAGCCCCCTAA
- the rmuC gene encoding DNA recombination protein RmuC homolog: protein MSIEFLILAVILAILAGFLIAWLTQSKKINRQRNSFESVQSKLQEEKNSFESKLLVSQETLRLKSDDLERIKTEQAQLNELAEKRGQEIVGLETFNKTLQEKLDNQKKEIEDLQKRLTAEFENIASKILKERADEFSASNHKNLSQILNPLQEKIQTFEKKVEEAYDKELRDKISLKEEVKRLYDLNTKVSEEANNLTKALKGEVKKQGNWGEIILERVLERSGLTKGVEYEREKEITGSEDQRQRPDVIVHLPDDKHIIIDSKVSLVAYERYSSAETPEQQALFLKEHLRSLRDHVKYLSERNYQNALQVNTPDFVLLFLPIEASFSVAVQQDTDLYTYAWERKIVIVSPSTLLATLRTISSIWKQENQTRNAQEIARLSKALYDKFLSFTEDMNKIKQNLDKASDSYNDAVKKMKDGKGNILRTAEKIKELGGIETQKSLPTDFEVF, encoded by the coding sequence ATGTCTATAGAATTTCTCATACTTGCTGTAATATTAGCTATTCTTGCCGGTTTTTTAATTGCGTGGCTCACGCAAAGTAAAAAAATAAATCGTCAACGCAATAGTTTTGAGTCTGTTCAAAGTAAATTACAAGAAGAAAAAAACAGTTTCGAGAGTAAACTTTTAGTTTCGCAAGAAACACTGCGATTAAAATCGGACGATTTGGAAAGAATAAAAACTGAACAGGCACAATTAAACGAACTGGCTGAGAAACGCGGACAGGAAATTGTTGGGTTGGAAACATTTAATAAAACTCTTCAGGAAAAACTGGATAATCAGAAAAAAGAAATTGAAGATTTACAAAAGCGATTGACTGCTGAATTTGAAAACATTGCCTCTAAAATCCTAAAAGAAAGAGCCGACGAATTTTCCGCCTCGAATCATAAAAATTTAAGCCAAATCCTTAATCCGTTGCAAGAAAAAATTCAAACTTTTGAGAAAAAAGTAGAGGAAGCTTATGATAAGGAATTGCGTGATAAAATCAGTTTAAAAGAAGAAGTTAAAAGGTTGTACGATTTGAATACCAAGGTAAGTGAAGAAGCAAACAACCTTACAAAAGCCCTGAAAGGCGAAGTAAAAAAACAAGGAAACTGGGGTGAAATTATTTTAGAGCGGGTGTTGGAACGTTCCGGGTTGACAAAAGGAGTGGAATACGAACGTGAAAAAGAAATTACCGGAAGCGAAGATCAACGCCAGCGTCCTGATGTAATTGTACATTTGCCTGATGATAAACACATTATAATTGACAGTAAAGTTTCGCTGGTGGCTTACGAACGCTATTCTTCAGCGGAAACTCCAGAGCAGCAAGCTCTTTTTCTCAAAGAACATTTACGTTCATTACGAGACCACGTTAAATATTTGAGCGAACGAAATTATCAAAATGCTTTACAAGTAAACACTCCTGACTTTGTGCTGCTTTTTTTGCCGATTGAAGCTTCGTTTTCAGTTGCAGTTCAGCAAGATACCGATTTATACACTTATGCTTGGGAACGCAAAATAGTGATAGTAAGTCCATCCACTTTGCTTGCTACATTACGAACAATTTCTTCTATCTGGAAACAAGAAAACCAAACGCGTAATGCTCAAGAAATTGCCCGATTAAGTAAAGCGTTGTATGATAAGTTTTTATCTTTCACGGAAGACATGAATAAAATCAAACAAAATCTCGATAAAGCATCCGATTCTTATAATGACGCGGTAAAGAAAATGAAGGACGGAAAGGGGAATATTCTTCGCACGGCAGAAAAAATCAAAGAACTTGGCGGCATCGAAACACAAAAATCACTTCCAACCGATTTTGAAGTTTTTTAA
- the pyrE gene encoding Orotate phosphoribosyltransferase: MFNNTIFLFLFLNTFITFAEIKIHVALLTKNLKMKSLEKAVAEKLLKIRAVKLQPNNPFTWASGWFSPIYCDNRKTLSYPKVRTFIKVELARTILELYPDVEVIAGVATGAIAQAAMVADELGLPFVYVRSSPKDHGLENLIEGDLRPKQKVVVIEDLISTGGSSLKAVEAIRKDGSEVLGMVAIFTYSLPVAEEKFKNARVKLTALCNYEAVLLEALVTNYISEDDMKTLKEWRENPSVWRKETPIS, encoded by the coding sequence ATGTTTAATAACACGATATTTTTGTTTCTTTTCTTAAATACTTTCATTACTTTTGCAGAAATTAAAATACACGTTGCATTATTAACTAAAAATCTTAAAATGAAATCGTTAGAAAAAGCTGTAGCAGAGAAATTGTTAAAAATCAGAGCTGTAAAGTTACAACCAAATAATCCTTTTACGTGGGCATCAGGATGGTTTTCACCCATTTATTGCGATAATCGTAAAACACTTTCGTATCCTAAAGTGCGTACATTTATTAAAGTGGAATTGGCACGAACNATTTTGGAACTTTACCCCGATGTGGAAGTAATAGCCGGTGTTGCTACGGGCGCTATTGCGCAAGCTGCAATGGTAGCGGATGAATTGGGTTTACCGTTTGTTTACGTACGTTCCAGCCCGAAAGATCACGGTTTGGAAAATTTAATTGAAGGCGATTTGCGCCCCAAACAAAAAGTAGTGGTAATTGAAGACCTTATTTCAACCGGCGGCAGCAGCTTAAAAGCAGTGGAAGCAATTCGTAAGGATGGCAGTGAAGTACTTGGTATGGTTGCTATTTTTACATATAGTTTACCTGTTGCAGAAGAAAAATTCAAAAATGCCCGAGTAAAACTGACTGCATTATGCAATTATGAAGCGGTATTGCTGGAAGCATTAGTTACCAATTACATTTCGGAAGACGATATGAAAACGCTAAAAGAATGGCGTGAAAATCCGTCGGTTTGGAGAAAAGAAACGCCGATTTCGTAA